A genomic region of Alicyclobacillus sp. SO9 contains the following coding sequences:
- the tilS gene encoding tRNA lysidine(34) synthetase TilS, with product MPLQTDLYASFSDQLSHLIGRAPNEKSSNTDRSNIDSSNTDSSNKNSSLLIVACSGGVDSTTLLHLAHRYCLEKEYRLAAAHVNHGVRELADRDEKFVRAQCDELDIPCLVANLAEANGAAPEPREGVLREHRYEALFKFVRQHQAMALLVAHHADDQFETVLWRLIRGTSLSGISGMRSLSVRQNVSIMRPLLEHAKSQIQAYADSHGLDYIVDETNQSEEYTRNALRHNVIPYLKGIQPQVLQAVTKFAQIAQEEDAWIEAKAEEVVKTCIKFEGNRAIVDISQLHTFTVPLQRRAIKILLYCLASMQWTFDHVDSILQLSHSKSPSARIELPSGLAAWRIYDAMIVAEQGTESFFARGDSSEPVSWALCDKSTILFPNDGSQFWQFYCERWRVPDTLSVSLNEAVIPDVAGIHIRTADTSERIQPLGMNGRKKLQDIFVDAKVPKQMRRVWPVVCVGREIVWVPGLLRTQARLVAAHETAGWKLTVTAPVLNWIAHSNPDADSE from the coding sequence ATGCCGTTACAGACAGATTTGTACGCGTCTTTTTCAGACCAACTGAGCCATTTAATTGGTCGTGCCCCGAACGAGAAGAGTTCGAACACGGATCGTTCGAATATCGATAGTTCGAATACCGATAGTTCGAACAAGAATAGTTCGCTTTTGATAGTGGCATGTTCGGGCGGTGTCGATTCAACAACTCTGTTGCACTTGGCGCATCGCTATTGCCTAGAGAAAGAGTACCGGCTAGCAGCGGCTCATGTGAATCACGGTGTGCGAGAGTTGGCTGACCGCGATGAGAAGTTTGTGCGGGCCCAATGCGATGAACTCGATATTCCGTGTCTGGTTGCCAATCTTGCGGAAGCAAACGGTGCAGCGCCCGAACCGCGAGAGGGTGTGTTGCGTGAGCACAGGTACGAAGCGTTGTTCAAGTTCGTCCGTCAGCATCAGGCAATGGCGCTTTTGGTCGCGCACCACGCCGACGATCAATTCGAAACTGTCTTGTGGAGATTGATTCGCGGGACATCACTGAGTGGTATCAGCGGGATGCGCAGTTTGAGTGTACGACAGAATGTAAGTATTATGCGACCGCTGCTCGAACATGCGAAGTCGCAAATTCAGGCCTACGCGGACAGTCACGGTCTGGATTACATCGTAGACGAGACAAATCAATCCGAGGAATACACTCGCAATGCGTTGCGGCACAACGTGATTCCGTATTTAAAGGGAATTCAGCCGCAAGTACTGCAGGCGGTAACAAAGTTTGCTCAGATTGCGCAGGAAGAAGATGCTTGGATTGAAGCAAAGGCCGAAGAAGTCGTAAAAACGTGCATCAAGTTTGAAGGGAATCGTGCAATTGTTGACATTTCACAACTTCACACATTTACGGTTCCTTTACAAAGGCGCGCAATTAAAATACTATTGTATTGTTTAGCTTCAATGCAATGGACGTTCGATCACGTTGACAGTATCCTGCAGTTGTCGCATTCAAAATCCCCTTCTGCTCGTATTGAGCTCCCAAGCGGATTGGCCGCTTGGCGAATATACGACGCCATGATTGTCGCAGAGCAAGGTACAGAGTCTTTCTTCGCGCGCGGGGATAGTAGTGAACCTGTCAGTTGGGCACTATGTGACAAAAGTACTATTTTGTTTCCTAACGACGGTTCGCAGTTTTGGCAGTTCTATTGTGAGCGCTGGCGTGTACCAGATACACTGTCGGTTTCCTTGAACGAGGCTGTCATTCCCGATGTTGCAGGTATACATATCCGAACTGCCGACACCTCTGAGCGGATTCAGCCTTTGGGCATGAATGGCAGAAAAAAGCTGCAGGATATTTTTGTGGATGCGAAAGTTCCGAAGCAAATGCGGCGTGTGTGGCCTGTTGTTTGTGTTGGCAGAGAGATTGTCTGGGTGCCAGGGCTTCTTCGCACACAGGCGCGCCTCGTTGCAGCACATGAGACCGCTGGCTGGAAGTTGACCGTGACAGCACCAGTCCTGAATTGGATTGCACATTCCAATCCAGACGCGGATAGTGAATGA
- the hpt gene encoding hypoxanthine phosphoribosyltransferase, whose translation MHPDLEEILYTEEQIAESVVQLGERLSADYENKNPLFICVLKGAVLFMADLVKQVTVPMEMDFMATSSYGESSKSSGVVRILKDLEGSVEGRDVVIVEDIVDTGLTLAYLRDMLLNRRAASVKVVALFDKPDGRQVDIIPDYYGFTVPNQFIVGYGLDFAEKYRNLPYVGVLRREIYTK comes from the coding sequence ATGCATCCGGATTTGGAAGAGATTTTGTACACAGAAGAGCAAATTGCAGAATCCGTAGTGCAACTGGGAGAGCGTTTATCAGCCGACTACGAGAACAAAAATCCCTTGTTTATTTGCGTTCTCAAAGGGGCAGTTCTCTTCATGGCCGATCTCGTGAAGCAAGTCACGGTTCCTATGGAGATGGATTTTATGGCTACGTCCAGCTACGGTGAATCGTCGAAGTCATCGGGCGTTGTGAGAATTCTCAAGGATTTGGAGGGTTCGGTCGAGGGGCGAGATGTGGTCATTGTGGAGGACATTGTGGACACTGGCTTGACGCTGGCCTATTTACGGGACATGCTGCTGAACCGTCGCGCAGCCTCGGTTAAGGTAGTCGCTTTGTTCGATAAGCCAGATGGACGTCAAGTAGATATCATTCCGGATTACTACGGGTTTACTGTACCCAATCAGTTCATTGTTGGTTATGGCTTGGATTTTGCAGAGAAATACCGTAATCTGCCTTACGTCGGGGTCCTAAGGCGGGAGATCTATACAAAATAG
- the ftsH gene encoding ATP-dependent zinc metalloprotease FtsH produces MNRFYRSIVFYVLILLAIVGVVDYITGHDNQRQTISYSQFVTDVQQQNIQGPVKVTPDGLTATIDGTEKTGKQPKFTARVLLDHNVTGFLTKNKVKFTVEPQPKASIWIQFLESVVPFIFIFILMFFLFNQTQGGGSRVMNFGKSRARLYSEEKRRVTFRDVAGADEEKTELEEIVDFLKDPKRFSTLGARIPKGVLLVGPPGTGKTLLARAVAGEAGVPFFSISGSDFVEMFVGVGASRVRDLFENAKKNAPCIIFIDEIDAVGRHRGAGLGGGHDEREQTLNQLLVEMDGFSANDGIIIIAATNRPDILDPALLRPGRIDRQILVNRPDVKGREEILHVHARNKPLAKDVRLDVIAKRTPGFTGADLENVLNEAALLAARKKKDAITQVDVDEAIDRVMAGPEKRSRVMSEHERRLVAFHESGHAIIGFFLQNADTVHKVTIIPRGMAGGYTVTLPKEDRYFMTKQEMIDRICGLLGGRVAEEITFGEISTGASNDLERVTSIARSMVTQYGMSKKLGPMQYGSSGQGQVFLGKDISSEQNYSDQVAYSIDEEMKGIVEYCHQRTLDLLTDKKDKLDALANLLLKEETIDEERIRSVLDENYESDKEANGDKEADETREVEQQSHPENQSDSESQEPSDNQSDSGPAGNGESNKHDD; encoded by the coding sequence ATGAACAGGTTTTACCGCAGCATCGTCTTTTATGTGCTGATTCTGCTCGCGATTGTCGGTGTTGTTGACTATATTACCGGTCACGACAACCAGCGGCAGACTATTTCATATAGCCAGTTCGTCACAGATGTTCAGCAGCAGAACATACAGGGTCCGGTTAAGGTGACACCGGACGGACTGACCGCTACAATTGACGGGACAGAAAAGACTGGAAAGCAACCAAAGTTTACAGCAAGGGTTTTGCTGGATCACAATGTGACCGGCTTTTTGACAAAAAACAAAGTGAAATTCACGGTTGAACCACAACCGAAGGCGTCCATATGGATTCAGTTCCTTGAATCGGTGGTTCCGTTTATTTTCATTTTCATCTTGATGTTCTTCCTGTTCAACCAGACACAGGGCGGCGGCAGTCGGGTGATGAACTTTGGCAAGAGCCGTGCGCGCTTGTATTCTGAGGAAAAACGCCGAGTTACATTTCGAGATGTGGCTGGAGCAGATGAAGAGAAAACTGAGCTTGAAGAAATCGTTGACTTTTTGAAAGACCCGAAGCGCTTCTCTACCTTGGGTGCCCGAATTCCAAAGGGTGTCTTGTTAGTCGGACCGCCTGGAACAGGTAAGACGCTGCTGGCCCGAGCTGTAGCGGGAGAAGCGGGAGTTCCTTTCTTCTCCATCAGCGGCTCTGACTTTGTCGAAATGTTTGTGGGTGTCGGCGCTTCGCGCGTTCGCGATTTGTTTGAGAATGCAAAGAAAAATGCGCCTTGTATCATCTTTATTGATGAGATTGACGCTGTTGGACGTCATCGCGGTGCGGGTCTTGGCGGCGGTCATGATGAGAGGGAGCAGACTTTGAATCAGTTGCTGGTTGAGATGGACGGATTTTCTGCTAATGACGGAATTATCATTATTGCAGCTACAAACCGTCCGGATATTCTTGATCCTGCATTACTGCGCCCAGGTCGGATTGATCGGCAGATTTTGGTCAATCGTCCCGACGTCAAAGGACGCGAAGAGATTCTGCACGTTCATGCGCGCAATAAACCGCTGGCGAAAGACGTTCGTTTGGATGTTATTGCAAAGCGTACTCCTGGTTTCACAGGTGCCGATTTGGAGAATGTGTTGAATGAAGCAGCGTTGTTAGCAGCGCGGAAGAAGAAAGATGCCATTACACAAGTCGATGTGGATGAAGCGATTGACAGAGTGATGGCTGGGCCAGAGAAACGCAGCCGCGTGATGTCTGAACACGAGCGTCGTCTGGTAGCCTTTCATGAATCCGGTCATGCTATTATCGGCTTCTTCCTGCAGAACGCGGATACGGTGCACAAGGTAACGATTATCCCCCGGGGCATGGCTGGAGGCTACACTGTAACGCTGCCGAAGGAAGACCGGTACTTCATGACCAAGCAGGAAATGATAGACCGAATCTGCGGTTTGCTGGGAGGACGCGTTGCCGAAGAGATTACCTTTGGCGAAATTAGCACAGGTGCTTCCAATGACTTGGAGCGTGTGACCAGTATAGCGCGATCGATGGTGACTCAGTACGGCATGAGTAAAAAACTTGGACCCATGCAGTATGGTAGCAGCGGTCAAGGTCAAGTGTTCCTCGGCAAGGATATCTCGTCTGAGCAAAATTACAGTGACCAAGTTGCCTATTCCATCGATGAAGAAATGAAGGGAATCGTTGAATACTGCCATCAGCGGACGCTGGATTTGCTGACTGACAAAAAGGATAAGCTGGACGCATTGGCCAATTTGCTGCTCAAAGAGGAAACGATTGATGAAGAACGGATTCGCTCCGTTCTTGACGAAAACTATGAGAGCGACAAAGAAGCGAATGGCGATAAAGAAGCGGATGAGACCCGCGAAGTTGAGCAACAATCACATCCTGAGAATCAGTCTGATTCAGAGAGCCAAGAACCTTCTGACAACCAGTCCGATTCGGGGCCGGCAGGCAACGGTGAGTCAAACAAGCACGATGACTAA
- a CDS encoding HD-GYP domain-containing protein — MRWVALKNLGEHRVLAQNILDERGRVLLAKGVELTDGRAERLAKLGLFSACVEDPATEDIELEEVVSQRLRGELVSATYDSLVELVQMEGTKHIRASNVKRKLQPLVDDVLGQLKSIEGASQHLGNVYVTDGELYHHSVNVTLFALTLGIDQGLNSHDLVELGIGSLLHDVGKLKVPGSVLRKPGKLSKDEFEQIKRHAGYGYEILRSLPDISAKSALIALEHHERLDGMGYPRGLRKDEIHQYSRIVSVADVYEALTANRVYRKGYLPHEALELLLGGGGMQFDESIVESFVKTVAVYPTGVTVKLSTGEKAVVVESKPKQSHRPIVRVIEDPYGKRLDKSYNLDLSTELTLEIVAWES, encoded by the coding sequence GTGCGCTGGGTTGCGTTAAAAAACTTAGGGGAACACAGGGTTCTGGCACAAAACATACTGGATGAGAGAGGGAGAGTCCTGCTTGCAAAGGGTGTTGAGCTCACAGACGGACGAGCCGAACGCTTGGCGAAGTTGGGGCTTTTTTCGGCTTGTGTGGAGGACCCGGCCACAGAAGACATTGAGCTGGAAGAGGTCGTTTCTCAGCGTCTGCGCGGGGAACTGGTCTCCGCTACATACGATTCCCTTGTAGAATTGGTACAAATGGAAGGTACCAAGCATATTCGAGCTTCCAACGTCAAGCGGAAACTACAACCCCTCGTGGACGACGTGCTGGGTCAGTTAAAAAGCATCGAAGGTGCCAGTCAGCACTTGGGGAATGTCTACGTGACAGACGGAGAACTCTACCATCACTCTGTCAATGTAACGCTGTTTGCGCTTACCCTTGGGATTGATCAGGGTTTGAACAGCCACGATTTGGTCGAGCTTGGGATTGGTTCATTGCTGCACGATGTGGGAAAATTAAAGGTGCCTGGCTCGGTACTGCGTAAACCCGGCAAACTCAGCAAAGACGAGTTTGAACAAATCAAGCGGCATGCGGGCTATGGATATGAAATTCTTAGGTCGCTCCCAGACATTTCTGCTAAATCTGCTCTGATTGCGTTGGAGCACCACGAACGGTTGGACGGGATGGGCTACCCGAGGGGATTGCGAAAAGACGAGATTCATCAGTACAGCAGAATTGTGAGTGTCGCAGACGTGTATGAGGCTTTGACTGCAAACAGGGTTTACCGCAAGGGCTACCTGCCTCACGAAGCACTGGAATTGCTGCTTGGCGGAGGCGGAATGCAATTCGATGAATCGATAGTAGAATCATTTGTAAAGACTGTGGCGGTCTATCCGACAGGAGTTACAGTGAAGCTTTCAACAGGAGAAAAAGCTGTTGTTGTTGAATCAAAGCCGAAACAGTCACACCGTCCCATCGTTCGGGTAATAGAGGACCCTTATGGAAAGAGATTGGACAAGTCTTACAACCTGGATCTTTCGACAGAACTCACTCTGGAAATCGTAGCGTGGGAGTCTTAG
- a CDS encoding type III pantothenate kinase, whose translation MESWVLVLNVGNSSISIGVFSGAKLLHDWRVSTDIRRSEDELGLLLKALLRDVGLETQTWSGVCVSSVVPPLGAVLVATIRKYLDTEPLIVGPGVKTGLAIRSENPREIGADRIVNAVAAANKFDSPLIVVKLGTATTFCVIDETGDYVGGVIAPGVRLAADALYERTAKLPRVELAYPKHVVGKSTISSIQSGLLYGAAGLVDGIVTRISEEYALDFTVIATGGLAHLISPASYTINIVEPYLTLEGLRLIWQRNAGTSNC comes from the coding sequence ATGGAGTCTTGGGTGTTAGTACTGAACGTGGGGAATTCCAGCATCTCCATTGGTGTATTTTCAGGTGCCAAATTGCTGCATGACTGGCGTGTGTCAACAGACATTCGACGTTCCGAAGATGAGTTAGGACTGTTGCTGAAAGCTCTGCTTCGAGATGTCGGCTTGGAAACACAGACTTGGTCAGGGGTCTGTGTTAGTTCTGTTGTTCCGCCTCTCGGTGCAGTCCTGGTTGCAACGATTAGAAAGTACCTAGACACAGAACCGCTGATTGTCGGCCCAGGTGTGAAAACGGGGCTAGCTATCCGGAGCGAAAACCCACGGGAAATCGGCGCCGATCGCATTGTCAATGCAGTGGCAGCGGCCAACAAGTTTGACAGTCCTCTCATTGTCGTCAAATTGGGAACCGCGACAACCTTTTGTGTTATTGACGAGACGGGAGATTATGTTGGTGGTGTTATCGCTCCCGGTGTCCGGTTAGCAGCGGATGCCTTGTATGAGCGAACTGCCAAGCTGCCAAGGGTTGAACTGGCTTATCCCAAGCATGTTGTTGGAAAAAGTACGATTTCCAGTATTCAGTCCGGCCTGCTGTACGGTGCTGCAGGTCTGGTCGACGGAATTGTCACCCGTATCAGTGAGGAATACGCTTTGGATTTTACGGTAATCGCTACAGGCGGGTTGGCCCATTTGATTTCTCCTGCGTCCTATACCATTAATATTGTGGAGCCGTATTTAACCTTGGAAGGACTTCGACTCATTTGGCAGCGAAATGCCGGGACAAGTAATTGTTAG
- the hslO gene encoding Hsp33 family molecular chaperone HslO yields the protein MTDSTDRALRAVSSDGTVRVFTCVTTNLVNELQRRHGSWPVATAALGRTASIAGMMGLQMKGDERLTVQIKGDGPLGTIMVDADSQGFVRGYVQNPHVHLPNNRKGKLNVGGGVGEGLLYVMRDMGLKDVYRGSSELQSGEIADDFTYYFAISEQTPSSVGAGVLVDTDNSVIVAGGFIIQLMPGHTEATIEKVERAVESMPSVTDLLRDIPTPLPHHLLERLLPDAQILEEHPLAFRCQCSRSKVENTLRSLGVAEINSMLEENGEAEVICHFCNEAYHFDGSELIRIRDSISL from the coding sequence TTGACAGATTCAACCGACCGCGCGTTGCGGGCCGTTTCTTCTGATGGCACTGTACGCGTTTTTACTTGTGTCACAACTAATCTTGTAAACGAATTGCAAAGACGACATGGCTCCTGGCCCGTCGCCACAGCTGCGCTCGGCAGGACTGCTTCTATAGCCGGAATGATGGGCCTTCAGATGAAAGGAGACGAGCGGCTGACCGTGCAAATAAAAGGCGACGGTCCGCTTGGTACCATTATGGTTGACGCTGATTCACAGGGCTTTGTACGCGGCTATGTACAAAATCCCCACGTGCATCTTCCGAACAACAGGAAAGGTAAGTTGAACGTCGGGGGTGGCGTCGGGGAAGGACTTCTCTATGTCATGAGAGACATGGGGCTGAAGGACGTATACAGGGGAAGCAGTGAACTCCAAAGCGGAGAAATAGCGGATGACTTTACCTATTACTTTGCAATATCGGAGCAAACTCCCTCGTCTGTCGGCGCAGGCGTCTTGGTCGATACTGACAATTCGGTCATTGTCGCTGGAGGATTTATTATACAATTAATGCCGGGCCATACGGAAGCAACCATTGAAAAAGTCGAGCGAGCTGTGGAGTCCATGCCCAGTGTTACAGACCTCTTGCGAGACATCCCAACTCCTTTACCGCACCACTTGTTGGAACGTTTACTTCCGGATGCTCAGATACTGGAGGAACACCCGCTTGCATTTCGGTGTCAATGCTCCCGTAGTAAGGTAGAGAATACATTGAGAAGCTTAGGTGTTGCGGAAATCAACTCGATGCTTGAGGAAAATGGTGAAGCCGAGGTGATTTGTCACTTTTGCAATGAAGCTTATCACTTCGACGGGTCCGAACTGATTCGTATTCGTGACAGTATTTCGCTGTGA
- the folP gene encoding dihydropteroate synthase: MKNRATSHGLRCMPALDGRTLVMGILNVTPDSFSDGGRFVDAERALRHAESMVTDGADIIDVGAESTRPTAQPLTADEEMARLEPILPALRSRVNVPISVDTYHSQTAEYALNHGADIINDVWGGLFDADILKVAAAYDCDYIYMHNRTEAVTAGAMETLVTETRAGIERCLKAGIAPGHLWIDPGIGFGKTYKQNLQILRRLGEYCSLGYPVLLGTSRKSVIGNTLQTVATDRLEGSLATVSAGVLKGVRAVRVHDVKETVRTCRMIEAIEHVE, encoded by the coding sequence ATGAAAAACAGAGCAACATCGCACGGACTACGATGCATGCCAGCCTTGGACGGGCGAACGCTGGTGATGGGAATTCTCAATGTTACACCGGATTCCTTCTCTGACGGCGGCAGGTTTGTTGACGCAGAACGGGCTCTTCGCCATGCGGAGTCCATGGTGACTGACGGCGCCGATATTATCGATGTCGGTGCAGAAAGCACCAGACCGACAGCACAGCCGCTGACGGCTGATGAAGAAATGGCACGATTAGAGCCGATTTTGCCTGCTTTGAGGAGTCGAGTGAATGTTCCCATTTCAGTTGATACCTATCATTCGCAAACAGCCGAATACGCTTTGAATCACGGCGCAGATATCATCAACGATGTCTGGGGCGGTTTGTTCGATGCTGATATTCTCAAAGTTGCAGCGGCCTACGATTGCGACTACATCTACATGCATAACCGGACCGAAGCTGTCACGGCAGGTGCAATGGAGACGCTTGTGACAGAGACCAGGGCGGGGATTGAGCGCTGTTTGAAAGCGGGGATAGCCCCAGGTCATCTTTGGATCGATCCCGGTATCGGCTTTGGTAAAACCTACAAACAAAACCTTCAGATTCTACGAAGGCTTGGTGAATACTGCAGTCTGGGCTACCCAGTGTTGCTCGGTACCAGCAGGAAGAGTGTCATCGGAAACACGTTGCAGACTGTTGCAACTGACAGGCTGGAAGGTTCTCTTGCTACAGTTTCCGCTGGAGTACTGAAGGGCGTGCGTGCGGTGCGGGTCCATGATGTCAAGGAGACGGTTCGCACTTGCCGGATGATTGAGGCGATTGAACATGTGGAGTGA
- the folK gene encoding 2-amino-4-hydroxy-6-hydroxymethyldihydropteridine diphosphokinase, giving the protein MWSDSEFSSPASVPVYIGFGSNIGNRESYLQLALQKVEELSQTSVRCSSLYETTPVEYLDQPNFLNMVAVIQTKLGPRILLEKLQRIEQQLDRKRGIRFGPRTIDLDILLYGNNYECFHDLQIPHPRMWQRSFVMTPLAELDPTRRGLGGQTFASIAARIFKKGDVRYAGRLRKETSCLS; this is encoded by the coding sequence ATGTGGAGTGACAGTGAGTTCTCTAGTCCTGCTTCCGTACCGGTGTACATAGGCTTCGGATCGAATATAGGTAACCGAGAATCATATCTGCAGCTAGCGCTGCAAAAAGTTGAGGAACTGTCACAAACCTCGGTTCGCTGTTCGTCGCTGTACGAGACAACCCCCGTAGAGTATCTGGATCAGCCGAACTTTCTAAACATGGTGGCTGTGATACAGACCAAGCTGGGACCGCGTATTCTTCTGGAGAAATTGCAGCGCATTGAACAACAATTGGATAGAAAAAGGGGAATTCGGTTTGGGCCTCGAACAATAGATCTAGATATTCTCCTGTATGGCAACAACTACGAATGCTTTCATGACCTCCAAATACCGCATCCGCGCATGTGGCAGCGAAGTTTTGTCATGACGCCGCTGGCTGAACTGGATCCGACACGGCGAGGCCTTGGCGGACAAACATTTGCGTCAATTGCTGCGCGGATCTTCAAGAAAGGAGACGTGCGCTATGCTGGACGTCTTCGCAAGGAGACTTCGTGCCTATCGTAA
- a CDS encoding helix-turn-helix transcriptional regulator, producing the protein MLDVFARRLRAYRKLKHWTQVELGKQVGVSVAVIGALERGTREPNEELLRSLCTVLTASEEELGIVRQQDGSLDFKSDSPSF; encoded by the coding sequence ATGCTGGACGTCTTCGCAAGGAGACTTCGTGCCTATCGTAAATTGAAGCACTGGACGCAGGTGGAACTGGGAAAACAGGTTGGGGTGAGCGTCGCCGTCATCGGCGCTTTAGAGCGAGGAACGCGAGAACCCAACGAGGAATTGTTGCGGAGTTTATGTACAGTCCTTACGGCCAGTGAAGAGGAACTTGGGATTGTTCGACAGCAGGACGGATCGCTGGACTTTAAAAGCGACAGCCCTTCGTTTTGA
- the greA gene encoding transcription elongation factor GreA, whose translation MPEKEVLLTTEGLKNLEDELDNLKGVKRREVAERIKLAISYGDISENSEYEDAKNEQAFVEGRILTLEKMLRNARIIKDDEVDTDIVSIGSTVRLQDREFDEEVEYTIVGSAEADPSKNKISNESPVGRALIGASVGSVVDVNVPSGTIQFRVLDIKR comes from the coding sequence ATGCCGGAAAAAGAAGTGCTTCTTACTACTGAAGGTTTAAAGAACTTAGAAGACGAGTTGGATAATCTCAAAGGTGTCAAGCGTCGAGAGGTAGCGGAAAGAATCAAACTTGCCATCAGCTACGGAGATATCAGCGAGAACTCCGAGTATGAAGACGCCAAGAACGAACAGGCATTTGTCGAGGGTCGGATTTTGACGCTGGAGAAAATGCTGCGGAATGCACGTATTATTAAAGATGATGAAGTCGATACAGATATAGTGAGCATCGGTTCAACTGTGCGACTCCAGGACCGGGAGTTCGACGAAGAAGTTGAATATACAATTGTTGGATCTGCAGAGGCCGACCCTTCCAAAAACAAGATTTCGAATGAATCACCCGTGGGCAGAGCCTTGATTGGTGCCTCAGTAGGTTCCGTCGTAGATGTTAATGTACCGTCTGGGACAATTCAGTTTCGTGTGTTGGACATTAAGCGGTAA
- the lysS gene encoding lysine--tRNA ligase has product MEDQDLYQTRVAKMDQLRDKGIDPFGHRFEADHHAEDIHEFGEGKSKEELEELQFQVNIAGRLMIKRGHGKASFAVVQDRTGTIQIYAKLDVLGEENYSVFKLLDLGDFVAVSGPVFRTNRGEITVLAEKLEILSKALRPLPEKWHGLKDVEIRYRQRYLDLIVNPEIRDTFVARSKIIQALRTYLEQRGYLEVETPTLHGVASGAHARPFTTYHNALDMPFYLRIALELHLKRLIIGGLERVYEIGRVYRNEGVSTRHNPEFTMLELYEAYADFHVMMDLTEEMIKFAADSLGNGLHIQYDDTEIDLESPWKRRHMVDLIKEQTGVDFWEVNSAEEARLLAKQHKVAVTPVMEYGHIVNEFFEQKVEETLIQPTFVYGHPVEISPLAKKSKEDARFTDRFELFIVGREHGNAFSELNDPIDQRDRFVSQMQEREAGNDEAQELDEDFLTAMEHGMPPTGGLGIGVDRLVMLLTNQPSIRDVLLFPLMRDRAETTETQA; this is encoded by the coding sequence ATGGAAGACCAAGATTTGTATCAAACCAGAGTTGCGAAAATGGACCAGCTTCGAGATAAGGGGATTGATCCCTTTGGACATCGCTTTGAAGCGGACCATCACGCTGAAGATATTCACGAGTTTGGTGAAGGGAAGAGTAAGGAAGAATTAGAGGAACTTCAATTTCAAGTAAACATCGCCGGCCGCCTTATGATTAAGAGAGGCCATGGTAAAGCCAGTTTTGCTGTTGTACAGGACAGGACGGGTACGATTCAGATTTATGCCAAACTGGATGTTCTCGGTGAGGAGAACTACAGCGTGTTCAAACTGCTCGATCTCGGTGACTTCGTCGCAGTCTCAGGCCCCGTCTTCCGGACCAATCGGGGTGAAATCACCGTTTTGGCAGAAAAACTGGAGATTCTGTCCAAAGCCCTTCGGCCCTTACCGGAAAAGTGGCATGGACTTAAGGATGTTGAGATACGCTACCGCCAACGTTATTTGGATTTGATTGTCAATCCAGAGATCCGTGACACATTTGTTGCGAGGTCGAAAATCATCCAAGCGCTGCGTACATACCTTGAACAACGCGGCTATCTGGAAGTGGAAACACCAACCCTGCACGGCGTTGCCAGCGGAGCGCATGCACGGCCATTTACCACGTATCACAACGCGTTGGACATGCCGTTTTATCTGCGGATTGCCTTGGAACTGCACTTAAAGCGCCTCATCATCGGAGGGCTCGAACGCGTTTATGAAATTGGCAGGGTCTATCGAAATGAAGGTGTGTCTACTAGGCATAACCCCGAGTTCACTATGCTGGAGTTGTATGAAGCGTACGCGGATTTCCATGTGATGATGGATCTTACCGAAGAGATGATTAAGTTTGCTGCGGACAGTCTTGGCAATGGCCTGCATATTCAATATGATGACACCGAGATTGACTTGGAATCTCCCTGGAAGCGAAGGCACATGGTAGACCTCATTAAGGAACAAACTGGTGTCGACTTCTGGGAGGTAAACAGTGCTGAGGAAGCGCGTTTGCTCGCAAAGCAACATAAAGTAGCGGTCACCCCGGTAATGGAGTACGGACATATTGTCAATGAGTTTTTCGAGCAAAAAGTTGAGGAGACTCTGATTCAACCGACTTTTGTCTACGGCCATCCGGTTGAAATATCGCCGTTAGCAAAGAAAAGCAAGGAAGACGCCCGCTTTACCGACAGGTTTGAGTTGTTCATCGTTGGTCGGGAACACGGTAACGCTTTTAGCGAACTCAACGATCCCATTGACCAACGCGATCGTTTCGTCAGCCAAATGCAGGAGCGCGAAGCCGGCAACGATGAGGCCCAGGAACTGGACGAAGACTTTCTCACCGCAATGGAACACGGTATGCCCCCTACCGGCGGACTTGGGATTGGTGTGGACAGGCTGGTCATGTTGTTGACCAATCAGCCGTCAATACGGGACGTCTTGCTGTTTCCGCTGATGCGTGATCGAGCAGAAACTACCGAGACGCAGGCGTGA